In a single window of the Rhodoferax saidenbachensis genome:
- a CDS encoding ATP-binding protein, giving the protein MAKRSLFQPLNGHLIPSPGLLEAPVLDLMCSHFVLTLAARQGASFNVRRDFNGVVGLAGRHLLWPVSVLGRLREFLGRRCVGNELWRGHEALPANEFLARHGVWRGPYDEATLFFFLDEYAKDQAKDLVSVLSSTGEWLGHALKKQSTLVEKNINALAGLLQLNKAERALLLYGTLARYQRDMRSILVEFKVNNAPEAYGALAEVAGVSPQELGEALRAGSRLERIGLVENLISEHNITDLADLMKVSEKLPPVLMRHYRDQAELMAVFTRLSTKSSLVIDDFAFVAEDAQVLCKLLANAVARKEAGVNVLLYGPPGTGKTELAKVVAQTAGLELFEVEYADRDGNSLSGRDRYRSLQIAQVFLKGSAQAALLFDEVEDVFPPLSSEAAHLIARADASATPPNSSVSGKAWVNQILETNTVPTIWVTNRIEQIDPAFRRRFAYHLELKSPPPGAREGVVRKTLEGVQVSDAFVARLTSRKGLTPAQIRTAVRFAELACASPAQEPRESLEGLIERQLKNADLALGNRTAAPTNTHASTQYDLAHLNVQTRYEIPRMVQALQARGHGTLCFYGPPGTGKTALAEHIASTLNKPLIVRQASDLMSKYIGETEQNMAAMFREAESEGAILLLDEADSFLLDRRGAQRTYEVSEVNEMLQGMERFHGIFICTTNLMDRIDQAALRRFTFKIQFKPLTAPQRQAFFVAEACGGDAQQCTPELAAQLALLDQLCPGDFAAVKRQALILDTLLSPQEFMEQLQAEHRIKPEVREARNMGFLQ; this is encoded by the coding sequence ATGGCCAAGCGTTCGCTGTTCCAGCCCCTCAATGGGCACCTGATCCCCTCTCCGGGCCTGCTCGAAGCCCCGGTGCTGGATCTGATGTGCTCCCATTTTGTGCTGACCCTGGCCGCCCGCCAGGGGGCGAGCTTCAACGTGCGCCGCGATTTCAATGGCGTGGTGGGGCTGGCCGGGCGGCATTTGTTGTGGCCGGTCTCGGTTTTGGGGCGACTGCGGGAGTTTTTGGGGCGGCGCTGTGTGGGCAATGAACTCTGGCGCGGCCATGAGGCTTTGCCCGCCAACGAATTCCTGGCCCGCCACGGCGTCTGGCGCGGCCCTTACGACGAAGCTACGCTGTTCTTCTTTCTGGACGAATACGCCAAAGACCAGGCCAAGGATTTGGTGTCGGTGTTGTCCAGCACCGGTGAATGGCTGGGCCATGCCCTCAAAAAACAGTCCACGCTGGTTGAAAAAAATATCAATGCACTGGCCGGTTTGCTGCAGCTCAACAAGGCCGAACGCGCGCTGCTGCTGTACGGCACGCTGGCACGCTACCAGCGCGACATGCGCAGCATTCTGGTGGAGTTCAAGGTCAACAACGCGCCCGAGGCCTATGGTGCGCTGGCCGAGGTAGCGGGCGTGAGCCCGCAGGAGCTGGGCGAAGCCTTGCGCGCGGGCTCGCGGCTGGAGCGCATTGGGCTGGTGGAAAACCTGATCTCCGAGCACAACATCACCGACCTGGCCGACCTCATGAAGGTCAGCGAAAAACTGCCACCGGTGCTGATGCGCCACTACCGCGATCAGGCCGAGCTGATGGCGGTGTTCACCCGCCTGTCGACCAAAAGCAGCCTGGTGATCGACGATTTCGCCTTTGTCGCCGAGGACGCGCAGGTGTTGTGCAAGTTGTTGGCCAACGCGGTGGCGCGCAAGGAGGCGGGCGTCAACGTGCTGCTGTACGGCCCGCCCGGCACAGGCAAGACGGAGCTGGCCAAAGTGGTGGCGCAAACCGCAGGGCTGGAGTTGTTTGAAGTGGAGTACGCGGACCGTGATGGCAATTCCCTGAGCGGGCGCGACCGCTACCGTTCGCTGCAAATCGCACAGGTGTTCCTCAAGGGCAGTGCCCAGGCAGCTCTGCTATTCGACGAGGTGGAAGATGTATTTCCACCGCTGTCCAGTGAAGCTGCGCATTTGATTGCCCGGGCCGATGCGTCGGCCACGCCGCCCAACAGCAGCGTGAGCGGCAAGGCCTGGGTCAACCAGATTCTGGAAACCAACACCGTGCCCACTATCTGGGTCACCAACCGGATCGAGCAGATCGACCCGGCGTTCCGGCGTCGCTTTGCCTACCACCTGGAACTGAAATCACCACCACCCGGTGCACGCGAAGGCGTAGTGCGCAAGACACTGGAAGGCGTGCAGGTGTCCGATGCCTTTGTCGCGCGCCTGACCAGCCGCAAAGGCCTCACGCCTGCGCAAATCCGTACGGCAGTGCGCTTTGCCGAACTGGCCTGTGCCAGCCCGGCGCAAGAGCCCCGTGAAAGTCTGGAGGGCTTGATTGAGCGTCAGCTCAAGAATGCCGATCTGGCGCTGGGCAACCGCACGGCGGCTCCGACCAATACCCACGCGTCCACCCAATACGACCTGGCGCACCTGAATGTACAGACCCGTTATGAAATCCCGCGCATGGTGCAAGCGCTGCAGGCGCGGGGCCACGGCACGCTGTGTTTCTATGGCCCGCCGGGCACGGGCAAGACAGCATTGGCCGAGCATATTGCCAGCACGCTGAACAAGCCGCTGATCGTGCGCCAGGCCAGTGACCTGATGAGCAAATACATTGGTGAGACCGAGCAGAACATGGCCGCGATGTTCCGCGAGGCGGAGTCCGAAGGTGCCATCCTGTTGCTGGACGAGGCCGACAGCTTCTTGCTGGACCGCCGGGGTGCCCAGCGCACCTACGAGGTGAGCGAAGTGAATGAAATGCTGCAGGGCATGGAGCGTTTCCACGGCATCTTCATATGCACCACCAATTTGATGGACCGCATCGACCAGGCGGCACTGCGCCGGTTCACTTTCAAGATCCAGTTCAAGCCGCTGACGGCGCCGCAGCGTCAGGCGTTCTTTGTGGCGGAGGCGTGTGGAGGGGACGCGCAGCAGTGCACGCCGGAGCTGGCCGCGCAGCTGGCTTTGCTCGACCAGTTATGCCCCGGTGACTTTGCTGCAGTGAAACGCCAGGCGCTGATTCTGGATACGTTGCTGTCGCCGCAGGAATTCATGGAGCAGCTGCAGGCCGAGCACCGCATCAAGCCCGAAGTGCGCGAGGCGCGCAATATGGGTTTCCTGCAATAA
- a CDS encoding DUF2804 domain-containing protein, with protein MSSAAKLFAMQTEITTPLPLLNAEGHITREGWARHPLWQYDRQAVRAPKWRIKEWDYFSVLSPDQQFGIALTVADLGYIGMAAICFLDLGRGTFHQVDTLSLFPMGQTGFPAGSDEGTVRFGDKKLQVEFSYNGGQRVLNFSAPGLVNAQGDKGITGSITLEQPAAMESMNIATSWAENRRAFYYNRKVNCMPAQGGFTIGQQQYTFAPERDMGALDWGRGHWTYKNRWYWGSASGHAQGHALGWNIGYGFTDRSPASENMLFVDGVAHKLADVTFHMDTKDYTQPWRFTSSDQRFEMAFTPIVDRNSSIHLGLIRSTQHQVFGYYSGTVVLDDGRCITVDRFLGFAEDVLNWW; from the coding sequence GTGTCTTCTGCCGCTAAGCTATTCGCCATGCAAACCGAGATCACCACCCCCCTCCCCCTGCTGAACGCTGAGGGCCATATCACCCGGGAAGGTTGGGCCCGCCACCCCTTGTGGCAATACGACCGCCAGGCCGTGCGCGCACCGAAATGGCGCATCAAGGAATGGGATTACTTCAGCGTGTTGTCGCCCGACCAGCAATTTGGCATCGCACTGACCGTGGCCGATCTGGGCTACATCGGCATGGCGGCCATCTGTTTTCTGGACTTGGGGCGCGGCACGTTCCACCAGGTCGACACGCTGAGCCTCTTCCCCATGGGCCAAACCGGCTTCCCGGCGGGCAGCGACGAAGGCACTGTCCGTTTTGGCGACAAGAAACTGCAGGTGGAATTTAGTTACAACGGCGGGCAGCGGGTGCTGAATTTTTCGGCACCCGGTCTGGTGAACGCGCAGGGCGACAAGGGCATCACCGGCAGCATCACGCTGGAGCAGCCCGCGGCCATGGAGAGCATGAACATCGCCACCTCCTGGGCCGAAAACCGGCGCGCTTTTTACTACAACCGCAAAGTCAACTGTATGCCCGCACAGGGCGGCTTCACCATCGGCCAGCAGCAATACACCTTTGCGCCGGAACGCGACATGGGCGCGCTGGACTGGGGCCGTGGCCACTGGACCTACAAAAACCGCTGGTACTGGGGCTCTGCCTCTGGCCACGCCCAAGGCCATGCGCTGGGCTGGAACATTGGTTATGGCTTCACCGACCGCAGCCCTGCCAGCGAAAACATGCTGTTTGTGGATGGCGTGGCGCACAAGCTGGCGGACGTAACTTTCCACATGGACACCAAGGACTACACGCAGCCTTGGCGCTTTACCAGCTCTGACCAACGGTTTGAAATGGCGTTTACGCCCATCGTGGACCGCAACTCCAGCATCCATTTGGGCCTGATCCGCTCGACACAACACCAGGTGTTTGGGTACTACAGCGGCACGGTGGTGCTGGACGACGGACGCTGCATTACGGTGGACCGGTTCCTCGGGTTTGCCGAAGACGTATTGAACTGGTGGTGA
- the recQ gene encoding DNA helicase RecQ: MIANSDSSTATLDACHDILRTVFGYPAFRGPQQAIVEHVAEGGDALVLMPTGGGKSLCYQIPAIARQQAGHGITLVISPLIALMHDQVGALHEAGVSAAFLNSTLTGDEAYQIEQQLLRGEITLLYAAPERVSNARFLALLDSLFERGKLGLFAIDEAHCVSQWGHDFRPDYRNLTVLHERYPGIPRIALTATADDLTRADILERLQLEDARAFVSSFDRPNIRYTIVEKKDATLQLLRFIEREHEGEAGIVYCQSRKKVEDMAQTLVDAGIKALPYHAGLDQKVRQTNQDRFLREDGIVMVATIAFGMGIDKPDVRFVAHLDMPKNIEGYYQETGRAGRDGLPAQAWMGYGLQDVVNQRRMIDESPAGEEFKQVMRGKLDALLGLAEATDCRRVRLLSYFGEPSQPCGNCDNCINPPEIWDGTDAARKLLSTIYRIQQMSGISFGAGHLMDIVRGKKTDKVAQFGHDTLSTFGLGASFSETQLRGVLRQLIATGAVGLHKVAMDNGHSFDTLELTEGSRAVLKGEVQVGLRESASGPAERKSKRSARLGAVVKAPIALDSEALLRYSALKAWRAEVAKEHNLPAYVIFHDATLAAIAQRAPQSLDDLQGISGIGAKKLEAYAHEVLRVVSLQ, encoded by the coding sequence TTGATAGCAAATTCTGATTCTTCCACCGCTACGCTGGACGCCTGCCACGACATTCTGCGCACGGTGTTTGGCTACCCCGCATTTCGCGGCCCGCAGCAGGCCATCGTGGAACACGTGGCCGAAGGTGGCGATGCGCTGGTGCTCATGCCCACGGGTGGCGGCAAATCGCTCTGTTACCAGATCCCCGCCATCGCGCGCCAGCAGGCCGGGCACGGCATCACCCTGGTCATCTCGCCGCTGATTGCGCTGATGCACGACCAGGTGGGCGCACTGCACGAGGCCGGTGTCAGCGCCGCCTTTCTGAACTCCACGCTCACTGGCGACGAGGCCTACCAGATCGAACAGCAATTGCTGCGCGGCGAGATCACCCTGCTCTACGCCGCACCGGAGCGGGTGAGCAATGCCCGTTTTCTGGCGCTGCTGGATTCCCTGTTTGAGCGCGGCAAGCTCGGCTTGTTCGCCATTGACGAAGCGCATTGCGTCAGCCAGTGGGGCCACGACTTCCGGCCCGACTACCGCAACCTCACGGTGCTGCACGAGCGTTACCCCGGCATTCCCCGCATCGCCCTCACGGCCACGGCCGACGACCTGACCCGGGCCGACATCCTGGAGCGCCTGCAGCTCGAAGACGCACGCGCCTTTGTCAGCAGCTTTGACCGCCCCAACATCCGTTACACCATCGTCGAGAAGAAAGACGCCACGCTGCAACTGTTGCGTTTTATCGAACGCGAGCACGAAGGCGAGGCCGGCATCGTCTACTGCCAGAGCCGCAAAAAGGTGGAAGACATGGCGCAAACGCTGGTGGACGCCGGCATCAAGGCCCTGCCCTACCACGCAGGCCTGGACCAGAAGGTACGCCAGACCAACCAGGATCGCTTTCTACGCGAAGACGGCATCGTCATGGTGGCCACCATCGCTTTTGGCATGGGCATCGACAAGCCCGATGTGCGTTTTGTCGCCCACCTGGACATGCCCAAAAACATCGAAGGTTACTACCAGGAAACCGGCCGCGCGGGGCGCGACGGCCTGCCAGCCCAGGCCTGGATGGGCTATGGCCTGCAGGACGTGGTGAACCAGCGCCGCATGATCGACGAGAGCCCGGCCGGCGAGGAATTCAAACAGGTGATGCGCGGCAAGCTCGACGCCCTGCTGGGCTTGGCCGAAGCCACCGACTGCCGCCGCGTGCGCCTGCTCAGCTACTTTGGCGAGCCAAGCCAGCCTTGCGGCAACTGTGACAACTGCATCAACCCGCCCGAAATTTGGGATGGCACCGACGCAGCACGCAAGCTGCTGTCCACGATTTACCGCATCCAGCAGATGAGCGGCATCAGCTTTGGTGCCGGGCATTTGATGGACATCGTGCGCGGCAAGAAAACCGACAAGGTCGCACAGTTCGGCCACGACACCTTGAGCACCTTTGGCCTGGGCGCCTCGTTCAGCGAGACGCAATTGCGCGGCGTGCTGCGCCAGCTGATCGCCACCGGGGCCGTGGGCCTGCACAAGGTGGCGATGGACAACGGCCACAGTTTCGACACGCTGGAGTTGACGGAAGGCTCACGCGCCGTGCTCAAAGGCGAAGTGCAGGTGGGCTTGCGCGAATCCGCCTCGGGCCCGGCGGAGCGCAAGAGCAAACGCAGCGCACGCCTGGGTGCGGTGGTCAAGGCGCCGATCGCGCTGGACAGCGAGGCCCTGCTGCGCTACTCCGCGCTCAAAGCCTGGCGCGCCGAAGTGGCGAAGGAGCACAACCTGCCTGCCTATGTAATTTTTCACGACGCCACGCTGGCCGCAATTGCCCAGCGGGCGCCGCAGTCCCTGGACGACCTGCAGGGGATCAGCGGGATTGGGGCGAAGAAACTGGAAGCCTACGCGCACGAGGTGTTGCGCGTGGTGTCACTGCAGTAG
- a CDS encoding homocysteine S-methyltransferase family protein: MKPITYTRAQALPGILESRIAILDGAMGTMIQRFKLGEAQYRGEGYTGPGSQGDRFKDFHKDVKGNNELLSLTRPDVISDIHERYLAAGADLIETNTFGATTVAQADYDMAELAMEMNRVSAQLARAACDKYSTPDRPRFVCGALGPTPKTASISPDVNDPGARNVTFEELRAAYYEQTKALVEGGSDVILVETIFDTLNAKAALFAVDEYFEDSGHRLPIIISGTVTDASGRILSGQTVTAFWHSVRHAQPLAIGLNCALGAALMRPYIQELNKVAPDTFISCYPNAGLPNPMSDTGFDETPDVTARLVREFAAEGLVNIVGGCCGTTPDHIGAIGEAVSPLAARSRQRSFFYKEAA; this comes from the coding sequence ATGAAGCCCATCACCTACACCCGCGCACAAGCCCTGCCAGGCATTCTGGAAAGCCGCATCGCCATCCTTGATGGCGCGATGGGCACCATGATCCAGCGCTTCAAGCTCGGTGAGGCGCAATACCGCGGTGAAGGTTATACCGGCCCCGGCAGCCAGGGCGACCGCTTCAAAGATTTCCATAAGGACGTCAAAGGCAACAACGAGTTGCTGAGCCTGACGCGCCCCGACGTGATCAGCGACATCCATGAGCGCTACCTCGCCGCAGGCGCCGACCTGATCGAAACCAACACCTTTGGCGCCACCACTGTGGCCCAGGCCGACTACGACATGGCCGAGCTGGCTATGGAGATGAATCGGGTGTCCGCCCAACTGGCGCGTGCCGCCTGCGACAAATACAGCACCCCCGACAGGCCGCGTTTTGTCTGCGGTGCCCTGGGCCCTACGCCCAAGACGGCCAGCATCAGCCCTGATGTGAACGACCCGGGCGCGCGCAATGTGACCTTTGAAGAACTGCGCGCCGCCTACTATGAACAGACCAAGGCGCTGGTCGAGGGCGGCAGCGATGTGATCCTGGTCGAAACCATTTTTGACACGCTGAACGCCAAGGCCGCGCTGTTTGCGGTGGATGAGTACTTTGAGGACAGCGGCCACCGCCTGCCCATCATCATCAGCGGCACGGTGACCGATGCGTCCGGCCGCATCCTGAGTGGCCAGACCGTCACCGCCTTCTGGCACAGCGTGCGCCACGCACAGCCGCTGGCCATCGGCCTGAACTGCGCGCTGGGTGCGGCGCTGATGCGCCCCTACATCCAGGAGCTCAACAAGGTGGCGCCTGACACCTTCATCAGCTGTTACCCCAACGCCGGTCTGCCCAACCCCATGAGCGACACCGGTTTTGACGAAACCCCGGACGTGACCGCACGCCTGGTGCGTGAGTTCGCGGCCGAGGGGCTGGTCAATATCGTGGGCGGCTGCTGCGGTACCACGCCCGACCACATTGGTGCGATCGGCGAGGCCGTGTCGCCGCTGGCGGCGCGTTCACGGCAGCGCAGTTTCTTCTACAAGGAAGCAGCCTAG
- a CDS encoding vanadium-dependent haloperoxidase yields the protein MKHRLLSLCLAWACAWTSAFLPVHAQQAPPVAAPASAFSASVATEWFSLALLLTQQTPGFSPPVASRAFAYLGLTLYESVVPGMPQNQSLAGQLNELQSLPWAQPDEVLHWPTVANASMATMTRMMFPTASAENKARIDLLERSLPLKYSQDFDPNTVTPEITNRSETFGKLMAMAIMTWARTDGGHEAWGPLRRNQQNYVPPSGEGQWSATPPAFAPALLPWWGDVRPFVLKASTTCAAPLPPPYSESPGSAFYKEANEVYQVSNKATQEQRQVALYWADDPLKTPTPAGHWLYIANDLLKQQKANLAQAAQTLVRLNMAMGDAFIAGWKTKYVVNLLRPVTYVQLVIDSNWVPTLMHTPAFPEFPSGHSVQSGAAADVLDAVFGANKPFTDNTHNDRGWGPRTFASFRAAADEAAISRMYAGIHFRSAIESGKVQGRCVAQQVLGLKLAH from the coding sequence ATGAAACACCGATTGCTCTCTCTGTGTCTGGCATGGGCTTGCGCCTGGACCAGCGCCTTCTTGCCGGTGCACGCTCAGCAGGCCCCGCCCGTGGCGGCCCCAGCCAGCGCCTTCAGCGCCAGCGTGGCCACCGAGTGGTTCAGCCTGGCACTGCTGCTGACCCAGCAGACGCCGGGTTTCAGCCCGCCCGTGGCGTCGCGCGCCTTTGCTTACCTGGGGCTCACGCTGTACGAGTCGGTGGTGCCCGGCATGCCGCAGAACCAGAGCCTGGCCGGCCAGCTCAACGAGTTGCAGTCGCTGCCTTGGGCCCAGCCCGATGAAGTGCTGCACTGGCCCACCGTGGCCAATGCCTCCATGGCCACCATGACGCGCATGATGTTTCCCACGGCCAGTGCCGAGAACAAGGCCCGCATTGACCTGCTGGAGCGCAGCCTGCCGCTCAAGTACAGCCAGGACTTTGACCCCAACACCGTCACGCCCGAGATCACCAACCGGTCCGAAACCTTTGGCAAGCTCATGGCCATGGCCATCATGACCTGGGCCCGCACCGATGGCGGCCACGAGGCCTGGGGCCCGCTGCGTCGCAACCAGCAAAACTATGTGCCCCCGAGTGGCGAGGGCCAGTGGTCCGCCACGCCCCCGGCATTTGCGCCGGCGCTGTTGCCCTGGTGGGGCGATGTGCGCCCCTTTGTGCTGAAAGCCAGCACAACCTGCGCCGCACCGCTGCCTCCGCCCTACTCCGAGAGCCCAGGCTCCGCCTTCTACAAGGAAGCCAACGAGGTCTACCAGGTGAGCAACAAGGCGACCCAGGAGCAGCGCCAGGTAGCCTTGTACTGGGCGGATGACCCCCTCAAGACCCCCACGCCCGCGGGCCACTGGCTCTACATCGCCAACGACCTGCTCAAGCAGCAAAAAGCCAACCTGGCCCAGGCTGCCCAGACCCTGGTGCGCCTGAACATGGCCATGGGCGACGCCTTCATTGCGGGCTGGAAAACCAAGTACGTCGTGAATTTGCTCCGCCCGGTGACCTATGTGCAACTGGTGATTGACAGCAACTGGGTACCCACGCTGATGCACACGCCAGCCTTCCCTGAATTTCCCTCGGGGCACTCGGTGCAGTCGGGTGCGGCGGCAGATGTGCTGGATGCGGTGTTCGGGGCCAACAAGCCCTTCACCGACAACACCCACAACGACCGCGGTTGGGGCCCACGCACCTTCGCCAGCTTCCGCGCGGCGGCGGATGAGGCCGCGATCTCGCGCATGTACGCGGGCATCCACTTCCGCAGTGCGATCGAGAGCGGCAAGGTGCAGGGGCGCTGCGTGGCCCAACAGGTGTTGGGGCTCAAGCTGGCGCACTGA
- a CDS encoding CRTAC1 family protein, whose protein sequence is MAPLDWISRSAVRAAVAGLFLTQMALAADVPPPAVPRFAEETDTAGLQSRFEGEGEYMVGGGVATFDCDGDGLPEVYATAGVNKAKFYRNRSTRGGALKLQEERSGLELTNAIGAYPLDIDGDGQTDLAVLRVGEVQVFKGLGQCKFERANDAWNIHTGNGWHTALSATWEQGQSWPTLAIGTYTDRSKPEFPWGSCTPGLLLRPKEGGGYQPATPLVPGHCALSMLFSDWNRSGTAALRVSNDREYYKGGEEQLWQVPAGATPTLYTAAQGWKPLQIWGMGIASHDLNGDGYPDVFLTSMSDNKLQTLEAGAGQPRFTDMAFKRGVTAHRPYVGGDVHPSTAWHAQFADMNNDGLTDLFVVKGNVSTMPDFATLDPNNLLLQKADGHFVEVGSQAGLASFKRGRGGMVVDLNGDGLLDVLVVNRWDKAQLWRQTSSGATAGAGHWLQLRLQQPAGNRDAVGAWVEVKLGEGDAAPVIRQELTVGGGHASGHLGWMHFGLGTAATAQLRVQWPHGGWSDWMPAKADAFYTLSPQGLVNWKAP, encoded by the coding sequence GTGGCCCCTCTGGATTGGATTTCGCGGTCCGCCGTGCGCGCCGCTGTGGCGGGTCTGTTCCTGACCCAGATGGCGCTGGCGGCCGATGTACCACCGCCGGCCGTCCCCCGTTTTGCCGAAGAGACCGACACCGCCGGCCTGCAAAGCCGCTTTGAAGGTGAGGGCGAATACATGGTGGGCGGCGGTGTGGCCACCTTCGATTGCGACGGTGACGGCCTGCCCGAGGTCTATGCCACCGCCGGCGTCAACAAGGCCAAGTTCTACCGCAATCGCAGTACCCGCGGCGGTGCGCTCAAACTACAGGAAGAGCGCTCGGGCCTGGAGCTGACCAACGCCATTGGTGCCTACCCGCTGGACATCGACGGCGATGGCCAGACCGACCTGGCGGTGCTGCGCGTGGGCGAGGTGCAGGTCTTCAAAGGCCTGGGCCAGTGCAAGTTCGAGCGCGCCAACGATGCCTGGAACATTCACACCGGCAACGGCTGGCACACCGCGTTATCTGCCACCTGGGAGCAGGGCCAAAGCTGGCCCACACTGGCCATCGGCACTTATACCGACCGCAGCAAGCCCGAGTTCCCCTGGGGCAGTTGCACGCCCGGCCTGCTGCTGCGCCCCAAAGAGGGGGGCGGCTACCAGCCGGCCACGCCTTTGGTGCCCGGCCACTGTGCGCTGTCCATGCTGTTCTCCGACTGGAACCGCTCGGGCACGGCCGCGCTGCGCGTAAGCAATGACCGCGAGTACTACAAGGGCGGTGAAGAGCAACTCTGGCAAGTGCCCGCAGGTGCTACGCCCACGCTCTACACCGCGGCCCAGGGCTGGAAGCCGCTGCAGATCTGGGGCATGGGCATTGCCAGCCACGACCTCAATGGCGACGGTTACCCCGATGTATTTTTGACCAGCATGTCGGACAACAAGCTGCAGACGCTGGAGGCGGGTGCTGGTCAGCCGCGCTTCACCGATATGGCGTTCAAACGCGGCGTCACCGCGCACCGGCCCTATGTGGGCGGCGATGTGCACCCCAGCACCGCCTGGCACGCGCAGTTTGCCGACATGAACAACGACGGCTTGACGGACCTGTTTGTGGTCAAGGGCAATGTCTCCACCATGCCCGACTTTGCGACGCTGGACCCCAACAACCTGCTGCTGCAAAAGGCCGATGGCCATTTTGTGGAAGTGGGCAGCCAGGCCGGCTTGGCCAGCTTCAAGCGCGGGCGCGGTGGCATGGTGGTGGACCTGAATGGCGATGGCCTGCTGGACGTGCTGGTGGTGAACCGCTGGGACAAGGCCCAGCTCTGGCGCCAGACCAGCAGCGGTGCGACGGCGGGTGCGGGCCACTGGTTGCAGCTGCGCCTGCAGCAGCCTGCCGGCAACCGTGACGCGGTGGGCGCGTGGGTGGAAGTGAAGCTCGGCGAGGGTGATGCTGCCCCCGTCATCCGCCAGGAACTCACGGTGGGTGGTGGCCACGCCAGCGGCCACCTGGGCTGGATGCACTTTGGCCTGGGTACCGCTGCCACAGCCCAGTTGCGCGTGCAGTGGCCCCATGGCGGCTGGAGCGACTGGATGCCCGCCAAGGCCGACGCCTTCTACACCCTCAGCCCCCAAGGCCTTGTGAACTGGAAAGCCCCATGA
- the xylF gene encoding D-xylose ABC transporter substrate-binding protein encodes MKLKTTLTAFALSMAAAGAFAQVVGVSWSNFQEERWKTDEAAIKAQLTKDGATYISADAGGSPEKQLADIDSLISKGAKALIILAMDKDAILPAVNKANQQKIPVVAYDRLIEAPGVFYITFDNVEVGRMQARAIFAAKPKGNYVMIKGSPTDPNANFLRGGQQEIIDAAVKKGDIKIVGEEYTDGWKPEVAQKNMEQIITKTGGKIDAVVASNDGTAGGVVAALTAKGIKGIPVSGQDGDHAALNRVALGSQTVSVWKDARDLGRDAAAAAVVLAKGQKVAGAQTWSGGEKKVPLQAQFLKPIPVTAANLDLVVKAGWIKKDELCKGVDAAKGPAACK; translated from the coding sequence ATGAAACTGAAGACAACATTGACCGCCTTTGCCCTGAGCATGGCTGCGGCTGGCGCATTTGCCCAAGTGGTGGGCGTGAGCTGGTCCAACTTCCAGGAAGAGCGCTGGAAGACCGACGAAGCCGCCATCAAGGCCCAGTTGACCAAAGACGGCGCCACCTACATCAGCGCAGACGCAGGCGGTTCTCCCGAGAAGCAGTTGGCCGACATCGACAGCCTGATCTCCAAAGGCGCCAAAGCCCTGATCATTCTGGCCATGGACAAGGACGCGATCCTGCCCGCCGTGAACAAGGCCAATCAGCAAAAAATCCCCGTGGTCGCCTATGACCGTTTGATCGAAGCGCCCGGCGTGTTCTACATCACCTTTGACAACGTGGAAGTGGGCCGCATGCAGGCACGCGCCATTTTTGCCGCCAAGCCCAAGGGCAACTACGTGATGATCAAGGGCTCGCCGACCGATCCCAACGCCAATTTCCTGCGCGGTGGCCAACAAGAAATCATTGACGCTGCTGTGAAAAAGGGCGACATCAAGATCGTCGGCGAGGAATACACCGACGGCTGGAAGCCCGAAGTGGCCCAGAAGAACATGGAACAAATCATCACCAAGACCGGCGGCAAGATTGACGCCGTGGTCGCGTCCAACGACGGCACTGCCGGCGGTGTGGTGGCAGCCTTGACTGCCAAGGGCATCAAGGGCATTCCCGTGTCGGGCCAGGATGGTGACCACGCTGCGCTGAACCGCGTGGCGCTGGGCAGCCAGACTGTGTCGGTATGGAAAGACGCACGCGACCTGGGCCGCGACGCTGCGGCTGCTGCCGTGGTACTGGCCAAGGGCCAGAAGGTTGCCGGAGCCCAGACCTGGAGCGGTGGCGAGAAAAAGGTGCCGTTGCAGGCCCAGTTCCTCAAACCCATTCCTGTAACCGCTGCCAACCTGGACCTGGTGGTCAAGGCCGGCTGGATCAAGAAGGATGAGTTGTGCAAGGGTGTGGACGCTGCCAAGGGGCCTGCTGCTTGCAAATAA